The region CTGCAAAAGCATCTGCTTTGCTTTCTAGTCTAGGTCGGCAAGACCGGATCGTCGATGATGTCGATCGCCTGAAGTCGTGACGGTATTTGCTCTTGGGAGTGATGTGGGTCACCCGGTCGTTGACTGCTTTTTTCCGTTAGGATGAACCTCTGCGATAGCTGTGGGAGAAAAAGCAAATGTCAGATTCGCAACCTTGGGTGGATGATGGTAAGTCTCGTCCCCCAGTCTGGGTGGGTCATATTGCTCTAGGAACTCGCAATTTTGACGCCTCAGAATCATTCATGCGTCAAATCGGGATGCGGTCCATTGTGAAGCGTGAGAATATTGCTGTTCTAGAAATGCGTGGCGGAACGCATCTGGTCCTCAGAGCAAATCCAGAGGCAGTGCCCAACATAGCTCCCTTCGATCTAATGGTGGAAGATTTAGAGGCAGCTCACCAAGCGTTAACCCAAATGGGGCTGCAGCCCTCACCTATCCAACCGGGCAAAATTCACCAGTCGTTTACGGTGCGAGAACCCTCCGGCCATCAGATTAAATTTAATTCCAGCCATGTGGTGGGTCTGGTCTAGGACGATAATGTGGACCTGCACACTGAACCCATTAGATTAAGCTCAGCTCCTGTAAGAGGTCTAAGTCATTGTCCGCTGACAGTTCTGAGAAATCGGGTAGCTCTTTAATGGCGACGATCTCTTCATCGAAGGTGTCCTGCAGTAGCTCAAGACAGCTATTGCGATAGACGCCAGGGGGAATATTGATCAGTAGCTTAATGGCTTTACTGAGCTTCGGCGCAGCGCCTTGCAGACGCTGCTCTAGATCTTTGACTTTATTTTCTTGGCCTTGCTGCAGTTCTTGAACTTGCTGCTGTAAAGATGCAGCACGCTCATGGGCCTTCTGGTATCGACGTTCGTGACTCTGATGTTTCTGCAGTCTGGCCTCAACGGTTTCTAGCAGCTCTTGGCGAGAAAAGGGCTTTGTCAGATAGTCATCTGCCCCTAGATTCATTCCCACTCGGATATCGCTCTTGTCTGCTCTGGCAGTTAAAAAGATAAACGGGATGGATTCAGTGATGGAATCTTCACGTAGGGCCTTTAATACATCACGGCCATCGAGGGCGGGCATCATCATGTCGCAGATGATTAGGTCTGGCAAGTGCTCCTGTGCCCACAGAATGCCAACGAAACCATTCTCTGCCGTAATCACCTGATACTCTTCTTCATGAAGTAGCTCTGCGATATTGGCGCGCACTGCAACTTCGTCTTCAATAACAAGAATCTTGATCATCATCTTTCCCTAATTGACTGGAATTTCTACTGTAAAAGTTGTGCCTTCGCCTTCTTGACTTTCAAAACCGATCTTGCCGCAGTGAAGATCAATTGACTTACTCACAATTGCAAGTCCTAAGCCTGTCCCTGATATTGTGCCCACATTGCTAGCTCTATTGAACGAGTTAAATACATTTTCTTGCTCTGATTTTGGTATTCCTAATCCATTGTCTCTGACCTTGAAAATGATGTTGTTTTCTAGAGACTGAATGTCAAAATAAACATTGCCCCCCAGTGGAGAGTATTTAACGGCATTCCCGAGTAAATTCCCCAATATATGCCTTAATAATTTCTCGTCCATCTTTACGTCAGTAAAATCACCTGAATGCGTGAAATGAATCTCATGATTCTCGGTGGTGATCTGAATGGATTCCACAAGATCTTCGCAAAATTCGATCAGCTGTATCGGAATTGGCTGAAACTGAAGCTGACCCGCATCTGCTTTTCCTAAGAGCAGTACGTCATTCAAGAGGCCCGTCATGTGATGTACTGAAACCTGGATGCGACGAAGATGTTTTTTCTTCTTATCTTCTGGCCATTTATGGCTATAGTGCTCGATTAGCTCTGATGATGAAAGAATGGTCGCTAAAGGTGTTCTAAACTCATGGGATGTCATCGCTACAAACCGTGACTTAAGTTCGTTCAGTTCTCGTTCTTTTTCGAGGGAGTTGCGAATGTCTTGCTCAGCCTTTTTCCGTTCGGTAATATCCCTGATGATTGCCATGATCTCGTTCTCCGCGCTGAGGGCAATGCGAGCTTCAAAGTCTGTTTGCGAACCATTGCGTTGAAGCTGGTATTCAAAGATTTTTACTTCTTGCTCAAGCAGCACTTCGTTGATGCATTTCATTAAAGGTTTGGCGACTTCAGAAGGTAGAACTTCGTAGACTGTGCGCCCTAAAAAATCATCTGTCGGTAATGGAATAGTCTCTTGATTGGCGGCTTTGTAGTTAACGAAAGTGCCATCCACACTAATGCGAAACATCCAGTCTGGGATGGCGTTAAGTAGGGCGCGATTGGTGGCATAACTGGACCGCAATGCTTCTTCAGCACGCTGCCGCTCATCAATTTCACTAATCAGTCGTTTGTTCGCCTGCTCAAGTTCGGTTGTTCTTTCTTGAACGCGTACTTCTAGGTCGTCATGGGCTTTTTGTAGGACTTCGCGAAATCTTCGCTCGCTGTTGTGCAGTGCTGCTTGGGTTTGCTTCTTCTCGGTGATGTCAATGAGATAGATCCGAATGAGTTCACTGGTTTCTAGGCAGTGAACGGATTGGTTATAGATACAGTCTCGGTGGGTGATCTCACGCTCAAAGAAAGCATCTTCGTTCTGTTGAACCCGCTCAATAAGGCCGGCGAGCACAGGATGCTGTTGTTGTTGGCGGGGTAAGTCTGGGAACTGCCGGGTGGCGGCTGGATTGAGGTAGGTAATCTGTCCGGTGCTGTCAACTTCGATGATCGGGTTGATAATTAGCTCGGGAAAGGAGGCTAAACGGACAAGGGAAGCTTCATTATCTTCAACCTGTCCGCTGATGGTTTCGAAGGGGTTATGAAGGCCGGACAGAAAACCGGACATATCGTCGGTTTCGCAGGAGGTGAGAAAGTCGATGTCGGCGGGGTCTGAGGTGGCGAAGTAGCGGGCCATGACGTTGCCCCCAAAGATAATCACGTCTCCGTGGACGAGGTTATGGGAATAGCAGCGCTTGCTGTTGATTGAGATGCCGTTGGTGCTGCGCTGG is a window of Acaryochloris thomasi RCC1774 DNA encoding:
- a CDS encoding VOC family protein, which gives rise to MSDSQPWVDDGKSRPPVWVGHIALGTRNFDASESFMRQIGMRSIVKRENIAVLEMRGGTHLVLRANPEAVPNIAPFDLMVEDLEAAHQALTQMGLQPSPIQPGKIHQSFTVREPSGHQIKFNSSHVVGLV
- a CDS encoding response regulator transcription factor produces the protein MIKILVIEDEVAVRANIAELLHEEEYQVITAENGFVGILWAQEHLPDLIICDMMMPALDGRDVLKALREDSITESIPFIFLTARADKSDIRVGMNLGADDYLTKPFSRQELLETVEARLQKHQSHERRYQKAHERAASLQQQVQELQQGQENKVKDLEQRLQGAAPKLSKAIKLLINIPPGVYRNSCLELLQDTFDEEIVAIKELPDFSELSADNDLDLLQELSLI
- a CDS encoding ATP-binding protein, yielding MHTQIIGGRPREKTRSSNVQEREQQRPIHHLLLIEDQKGKRTVALEAATCTIGRGESNTIVLVSETISRHHAILLRVTTPQAVTHQFRIVDGNLQGQRSTNGISINSKRCYSHNLVHGDVIIFGGNVMARYFATSDPADIDFLTSCETDDMSGFLSGLHNPFETISGQVEDNEASLVRLASFPELIINPIIEVDSTGQITYLNPAATRQFPDLPRQQQQHPVLAGLIERVQQNEDAFFEREITHRDCIYNQSVHCLETSELIRIYLIDITEKKQTQAALHNSERRFREVLQKAHDDLEVRVQERTTELEQANKRLISEIDERQRAEEALRSSYATNRALLNAIPDWMFRISVDGTFVNYKAANQETIPLPTDDFLGRTVYEVLPSEVAKPLMKCINEVLLEQEVKIFEYQLQRNGSQTDFEARIALSAENEIMAIIRDITERKKAEQDIRNSLEKERELNELKSRFVAMTSHEFRTPLATILSSSELIEHYSHKWPEDKKKKHLRRIQVSVHHMTGLLNDVLLLGKADAGQLQFQPIPIQLIEFCEDLVESIQITTENHEIHFTHSGDFTDVKMDEKLLRHILGNLLGNAVKYSPLGGNVYFDIQSLENNIIFKVRDNGLGIPKSEQENVFNSFNRASNVGTISGTGLGLAIVSKSIDLHCGKIGFESQEGEGTTFTVEIPVN